One Megasphaera elsdenii DSM 20460 genomic window carries:
- a CDS encoding D-alanyl-D-alanine carboxypeptidase family protein, producing MSLKKILCLAAAACLTVSAAVFADTPQPPEISAHAAYVMDADTGDTLYAKNADDRAYPGSTTKIMTCILGVELGKAQGKLDQPINITKDVYDIESDASVLGIDPGDQITLRNAMTGMMTVSGCDATIAVAETVTPSQADFVAKMNEKAAALGCTNTHFANPHGLPDSDHYSTARDMATMAAYGMKLPEFRDMVSHSEYDMPYINGGSKHCTTTNYFLTSGFPGANGIKTGTTNAGGPCLVASATQDGRTVIASIMNSDDRFGDAQKLMSYGFSVLKPVEPAENVYILRQAPAGQTLSDIKEKQAQAAELASQQKKEAATAAASTAAAKAPAKADTAVKTTAATVAKTAAKTTVKTAAKADTAKTSKPAVSSQPYVPFSPAA from the coding sequence ATGTCTTTGAAAAAAATCCTCTGTCTGGCCGCTGCGGCCTGCCTGACCGTATCGGCTGCTGTCTTTGCCGATACACCGCAGCCGCCTGAAATCAGTGCTCATGCTGCCTATGTCATGGATGCCGATACAGGCGACACGCTCTATGCGAAAAATGCCGATGACCGGGCCTATCCGGGCAGCACGACGAAAATCATGACCTGCATCCTAGGCGTCGAACTGGGAAAGGCACAGGGTAAATTGGATCAGCCTATCAACATTACGAAAGATGTCTACGATATCGAAAGCGATGCGTCCGTCCTGGGTATCGACCCGGGCGACCAGATTACCCTGCGCAATGCCATGACCGGTATGATGACTGTATCCGGCTGTGATGCCACCATTGCCGTCGCCGAAACGGTTACGCCGAGTCAGGCCGATTTCGTCGCCAAGATGAACGAAAAAGCAGCCGCCCTGGGCTGTACGAATACTCATTTCGCTAATCCCCATGGCCTGCCGGACAGCGACCACTATTCGACAGCCCGCGATATGGCGACGATGGCCGCTTACGGCATGAAACTGCCGGAATTTCGCGATATGGTCAGCCACAGTGAATACGACATGCCCTATATCAACGGCGGCTCCAAGCACTGCACGACGACGAACTATTTCCTGACCAGCGGCTTCCCCGGTGCCAACGGCATCAAGACCGGTACGACCAATGCCGGCGGTCCCTGTCTGGTCGCATCGGCTACGCAGGACGGCCGGACCGTCATCGCCTCTATCATGAATTCGGACGACCGCTTCGGCGATGCCCAGAAACTCATGAGCTATGGCTTCTCCGTACTGAAACCGGTCGAACCGGCAGAAAACGTCTATATCCTGCGCCAGGCACCGGCAGGCCAGACCTTGTCGGATATCAAGGAAAAACAGGCCCAGGCTGCTGAATTAGCTTCCCAGCAGAAGAAAGAAGCAGCCACGGCGGCAGCTTCTACGGCTGCGGCCAAAGCACCTGCTAAAGCAGATACGGCCGTAAAGACAACGGCTGCGACAGTGGCTAAAACGGCAGCTAAGACGACGGTGAAGACCGCTGCCAAAGCGGATACGGCTAAGACAAGTAAGCCGGCTGTTTCCAGCCAGCCTTACGTTCCCTTTTCGCCGGCCGCCTAA
- a CDS encoding DeoR/GlpR family DNA-binding transcription regulator, translated as MLTEERHEKIMRLVNTSGAVSVQDLVSFLNISESTVRRDLLTLDREGRLRRVHGGATTLRDDSSYEADMENLQDKYSIHMSDKRRIAQYAASLIKKDDFVYLDAGSTTEQMADFLAGSEATFVTNSIPLAQKLGRSGSRIYILPGRVKGDTEAIVGSEMRDMIGRYHFTKGFFGANGIAPHSGCTTPDDEEAVCKRAAVGQCLDRFVLADSSKFGLSSHITFADLSMVTLITAKAEEHIDYRPYQQITEVHIL; from the coding sequence ATGTTGACAGAAGAAAGACATGAAAAAATCATGCGTCTTGTCAATACGAGCGGTGCCGTTTCGGTCCAGGACTTAGTAAGTTTTCTGAACATTTCCGAATCGACGGTCCGCCGGGATTTGCTCACGCTGGACCGCGAAGGCCGTCTGCGCCGCGTCCATGGCGGGGCCACGACGCTGCGCGATGATTCTTCGTATGAAGCGGATATGGAAAACCTGCAGGATAAATATTCCATCCATATGAGCGACAAACGCCGCATCGCCCAGTATGCGGCCAGCCTGATCAAGAAAGATGATTTCGTCTATCTCGATGCCGGTTCGACGACAGAGCAGATGGCCGATTTCCTGGCCGGGTCCGAAGCGACTTTCGTGACCAACAGCATCCCGCTGGCTCAGAAATTAGGGCGCAGCGGCAGCCGCATCTATATCCTGCCCGGACGGGTCAAAGGCGATACGGAAGCCATTGTCGGCAGCGAAATGCGGGACATGATCGGCCGCTATCATTTCACCAAAGGGTTCTTCGGAGCCAATGGGATCGCTCCCCATTCCGGCTGTACGACGCCAGATGATGAAGAAGCTGTCTGCAAGCGCGCTGCCGTCGGCCAGTGCCTGGACCGCTTCGTCCTGGCCGATTCCAGTAAATTCGGTTTATCTTCGCACATTACTTTTGCAGATTTATCAATGGTTACGCTGATTACGGCAAAGGCCGAAGAGCACATTGACTACCGGCCGTATCAGCAGATTACGGAGGTGCATATCCTGTGA
- a CDS encoding L-lactate MFS transporter — MKRNRWLIALSAMGLHLCIGSVYAWSVLTKPIMESMGFTLKETTWTFSLAILFLGLSAGFLGSFVQKIGPRKSGLLSMTCFVTAMFGTAAALYAHSLPMLYAFYGVIGGIGLGTGYITPVSTLVKWFPENRGFATGLAIMGFGFASLIAGPAMQLLVQHFGLVANFIILGCVYMVIMTASSLYLASPAAGDVPAKAEKEGTVEYADAQPQFTVRQAMKTWQFYAIWWLFFTNITCGIALLSVASPMAQDVVGMSPLAAASMVGLIGLMNGAGRIAWATVSDYLGRSATYVLFFLIEILAFWQLARVTSAFSFQVLVLLIISCYGGGFSCMPAYLSDLFGTKYLSAIHGRILTAWGAAGVAGPLVLSLIKENTNSYAVTLYFFVGAFVAALALMIFLKYRTRHGIARVAEARG; from the coding sequence ATGAAACGAAATCGCTGGCTCATCGCCCTGTCTGCCATGGGGCTCCACCTCTGTATCGGCAGTGTCTATGCCTGGAGCGTCCTCACCAAGCCCATTATGGAATCTATGGGATTTACCCTCAAGGAAACGACGTGGACCTTTTCCCTGGCCATCTTGTTCCTCGGTTTGTCGGCCGGCTTTTTGGGCAGTTTTGTCCAGAAAATCGGGCCCCGTAAATCGGGCCTCTTATCGATGACCTGCTTCGTCACGGCCATGTTCGGTACGGCAGCAGCTCTCTACGCCCACAGCCTGCCCATGCTCTACGCCTTTTACGGCGTCATCGGCGGCATCGGCCTGGGAACGGGCTATATCACGCCCGTATCGACTCTGGTCAAATGGTTCCCGGAAAACCGGGGCTTCGCTACGGGTCTGGCCATCATGGGCTTCGGCTTTGCCAGCCTCATTGCCGGCCCGGCTATGCAGCTCTTGGTCCAGCATTTCGGCCTGGTCGCCAATTTCATCATCCTTGGCTGCGTCTATATGGTCATCATGACGGCTTCGTCGCTCTACCTGGCGTCGCCTGCTGCCGGTGACGTCCCGGCCAAGGCCGAAAAAGAAGGAACTGTCGAATATGCCGACGCCCAGCCGCAGTTCACCGTCCGCCAGGCCATGAAGACCTGGCAGTTCTACGCCATCTGGTGGCTCTTCTTCACCAACATCACCTGCGGCATCGCCCTGCTGTCCGTCGCCTCGCCGATGGCCCAGGACGTCGTCGGCATGTCGCCGTTGGCAGCGGCTTCCATGGTGGGCCTCATCGGCCTCATGAACGGTGCCGGCCGCATTGCCTGGGCGACTGTATCCGACTACCTCGGCCGCTCGGCTACATACGTCCTCTTCTTCCTTATCGAAATCCTGGCTTTCTGGCAGCTGGCCCGCGTTACCAGCGCCTTTAGCTTCCAGGTCCTGGTCCTGCTCATCATCTCCTGCTATGGCGGCGGCTTCTCGTGCATGCCGGCCTATCTCAGCGACCTCTTCGGCACGAAATACCTCAGCGCCATCCACGGCCGTATCCTCACGGCCTGGGGGGCTGCCGGCGTCGCCGGTCCCCTGGTCCTGTCGCTTATCAAAGAAAATACCAATAGCTACGCCGTGACGCTGTACTTCTTCGTCGGCGCCTTCGTCGCTGCCCTGGCCTTGATGATTTTCCTGAAATACCGCACCCGCCACGGCATCGCCAGGGTCGCAGAAGCGCGGGGATAA
- the pfkB gene encoding 1-phosphofructokinase: MIYTVTFNPSLDYVVHMKTFTAGDINRAEQEMIYPGGKGINVSLVLGNLHIPSKMLGFIAGFTGREIERLAKANGGDTDFIVLDEGCSRINLKVSADDETAVNGMGPHIPEEKLQALLTQIDTLKAGDTLVLAGSISSDIPDDIYEQILKRLQGRGIRVVVDATGDLLKNVIKYKPFLIKPNNFELGELFSVDLHTDEEITVCAKQLQAMGARNVLVSLGGDGALLLGEDGQVYRRQSPNGTLVNSVGAGDSMVAGFLAGFEASKGDLNEALKMGISAGSASAFHEWLATEDDIKEVYAAL, translated from the coding sequence GTGATTTATACAGTTACGTTCAATCCATCCTTAGACTATGTCGTCCACATGAAGACCTTTACGGCCGGTGATATCAACCGCGCCGAACAGGAAATGATTTATCCCGGCGGCAAGGGCATCAATGTATCCCTCGTCCTGGGGAACCTTCACATCCCGTCCAAGATGCTCGGCTTCATCGCCGGTTTTACGGGCCGGGAAATTGAACGGCTGGCCAAAGCCAATGGCGGCGATACGGATTTCATCGTCCTCGATGAAGGCTGCTCGCGCATCAACCTCAAAGTCAGCGCCGATGATGAAACGGCTGTCAACGGCATGGGACCGCATATTCCGGAAGAAAAACTGCAGGCCCTGCTGACTCAGATCGATACCCTCAAAGCTGGCGACACGCTGGTCCTGGCTGGCAGTATTTCCAGCGATATCCCCGATGATATTTACGAACAGATCCTCAAACGCCTCCAGGGCCGCGGAATCCGCGTCGTCGTCGATGCTACGGGCGACCTTTTGAAGAATGTCATCAAATATAAACCGTTCCTCATCAAGCCGAACAACTTTGAATTAGGCGAACTGTTCAGCGTCGACCTCCATACGGATGAAGAAATCACGGTCTGCGCCAAACAGCTCCAGGCCATGGGGGCCCGCAACGTCCTCGTCTCCCTCGGCGGCGACGGCGCCCTGCTCCTCGGCGAAGACGGCCAGGTATACCGCCGCCAATCCCCAAATGGCACGCTGGTCAACTCCGTCGGCGCCGGCGACAGCATGGTCGCTGGCTTCCTGGCCGGCTTTGAAGCGTCGAAAGGCGACCTCAACGAAGCCCTGAAAATGGGCATCAGCGCCGGTAGTGCTTCGGCTTTCCATGAATGGCTGGCTACGGAAGACGATATCAAAGAAGTATACGCGGCCTTATAA
- a CDS encoding PTS fructose transporter subunit IIABC, with amino-acid sequence MRIVDLLKKQSIDLNASVADKAAAIDHLVDLMAAGGNLNDKELYKQRVLAREQEGSTGIGEGIAIPHAKTEAVNEPGLASMIVRDGVDYESLDDEPAHLFFLIAAPAGGANVHLEVLSRLSRMLMDDDFRDNLMNAKTPEEYLAIIDKAEAEQVAAEEEEAAAEAAAEEAPAEPETAAPSDRPYVIGVTACPTGIAHTYMAAEALENKAAAMGVDIKIETNGSGGVKNHLTQADIDRAVGVIVACDKDVPVQRFAGKPVIFTKVANGIKIPEELIQTVLDGKAPIYQGNDSSSEAVDVESAEKESVGRQIYKHLMNGVSHMLPFVIGGGILIALAFLFDMDNAGAANFGSGTPLAAFLKNVGGLSFSMMMPILAGYIAMSIGERPALMPGIVGGFLATTGGSGFFGALFAGFIAGYLIIFLKKALSHLPEALDGTKSILFYPVLGLVLIGVIMTYIINPPTSIFNTWLFDVLNSMTTSSRIVLGFILGGMMSIDFGGPINKAAYVFGTASLMSASGQAVSSGIMASVMVGGMVPPLAIALAMLLFKGKFTPKERQSTITNFIMGLSFITEGAIPFAASDPVHVIPPCAIGAAVAGALSMLFNCTLPAPHGGIFVFGVITNWPMYIAALVAGVIVAAILLGIFRKKRPQD; translated from the coding sequence ATGCGTATTGTAGATTTACTCAAGAAACAGAGCATCGACCTCAATGCGTCTGTAGCCGACAAAGCTGCTGCCATCGACCACCTGGTCGACCTCATGGCTGCCGGTGGCAACCTGAACGACAAAGAGCTGTACAAACAGCGCGTCCTGGCTCGTGAACAGGAAGGAAGTACGGGTATCGGCGAAGGCATCGCTATTCCCCATGCCAAGACGGAAGCCGTCAATGAACCGGGCCTGGCTTCGATGATCGTCCGCGACGGCGTCGACTACGAAAGCCTCGACGACGAACCGGCTCACCTGTTCTTCCTCATCGCCGCTCCGGCTGGCGGTGCCAACGTCCATCTGGAAGTCTTGAGCCGCCTGAGCCGTATGCTCATGGACGACGATTTCCGCGACAACCTGATGAATGCCAAGACACCGGAAGAATACCTGGCTATCATCGATAAAGCTGAAGCCGAACAGGTCGCAGCCGAAGAAGAAGAAGCTGCTGCCGAAGCGGCCGCCGAAGAAGCACCGGCTGAACCGGAAACGGCAGCTCCGTCGGACCGTCCTTACGTCATCGGCGTTACAGCCTGCCCGACGGGCATTGCCCATACCTACATGGCGGCAGAAGCCCTGGAAAACAAAGCCGCTGCCATGGGTGTCGACATCAAAATCGAAACGAATGGCTCCGGCGGTGTCAAGAACCACCTGACCCAGGCCGATATCGACCGCGCTGTCGGCGTCATCGTCGCCTGCGATAAAGACGTACCGGTCCAGCGTTTTGCCGGCAAACCGGTCATCTTCACGAAAGTCGCCAACGGTATCAAGATTCCGGAAGAACTCATCCAGACCGTCCTCGACGGCAAGGCTCCTATTTATCAGGGCAATGATTCTTCGTCGGAAGCTGTCGACGTCGAAAGCGCTGAAAAAGAAAGCGTCGGCCGCCAGATTTATAAACACCTGATGAACGGCGTATCCCATATGCTTCCCTTCGTCATCGGCGGCGGGATCCTCATCGCCCTGGCCTTCCTCTTCGATATGGACAACGCCGGTGCGGCCAACTTCGGCAGCGGCACACCGCTGGCTGCCTTCCTGAAGAACGTCGGTGGCCTTTCCTTCAGCATGATGATGCCGATCCTGGCAGGCTATATCGCCATGAGTATCGGCGAACGGCCGGCCCTCATGCCCGGTATCGTCGGCGGCTTCCTGGCGACGACAGGCGGATCCGGTTTCTTCGGCGCCCTCTTTGCTGGTTTCATTGCAGGGTACCTCATCATTTTCTTGAAAAAAGCCTTGTCCCATCTGCCGGAAGCTTTGGACGGCACGAAGTCCATCCTCTTCTATCCGGTCCTCGGCCTGGTCCTCATCGGCGTCATCATGACCTATATCATCAATCCGCCGACGTCCATCTTCAATACCTGGCTTTTTGATGTCCTCAACAGCATGACCACGTCGAGCCGCATCGTCCTCGGCTTCATCCTCGGCGGCATGATGTCCATCGACTTCGGCGGCCCGATCAACAAAGCGGCTTACGTCTTCGGCACGGCATCCCTCATGAGTGCCAGCGGTCAGGCTGTCAGCTCGGGCATCATGGCTTCGGTCATGGTCGGCGGCATGGTTCCGCCTCTGGCTATTGCCTTGGCCATGCTCCTCTTTAAAGGCAAATTCACGCCGAAAGAACGCCAGTCGACGATTACCAACTTCATCATGGGCCTGTCCTTCATTACCGAAGGGGCTATTCCTTTCGCCGCATCGGACCCGGTCCATGTCATCCCGCCCTGCGCTATTGGCGCAGCCGTTGCTGGTGCTCTTTCCATGCTCTTTAATTGCACTCTTCCGGCTCCGCACGGTGGCATTTTCGTCTTCGGCGTCATCACAAACTGGCCTATGTATATCGCAGCCTTAGTCGCCGGCGTCATCGTCGCAGCTATCCTGCTCGGTATTTTCCGCAAAAAACGTCCGCAAGACTAA
- a CDS encoding HPr family phosphocarrier protein — protein sequence MKEFEFVVTDPQGIHARPAGLLVKEAKKFESNISVFKGARKGDLKKIFTIMALGVKQGETIKVQVEGADEEQAASAVEAFLKENF from the coding sequence ATGAAAGAATTCGAATTTGTTGTCACCGATCCCCAGGGTATCCACGCTCGTCCGGCTGGCCTTTTGGTTAAAGAAGCGAAGAAATTTGAATCCAACATCAGCGTATTCAAAGGCGCCCGCAAAGGCGATTTGAAGAAAATCTTCACCATCATGGCCCTTGGCGTAAAACAGGGCGAAACGATTAAAGTACAGGTAGAAGGCGCAGACGAAGAACAGGCAGCTAGCGCTGTAGAAGCCTTCTTGAAAGAAAACTTCTAA
- the ptsP gene encoding phosphoenolpyruvate--protein phosphotransferase gives MLTLKGKSVFSGISIGPLALFHRNTISTAVRPIDDAEAEVARFQKAREEAIGQLKDLYVKAVDKVGEEQAAVFEVHQMMLDDDDYVEGIETKIRDEKMNAEAAVDQTAQEFAEMFRSMEDAYMQARAADVLDISRRVEQQLCGGPGIDFSNYDHVIIAADDLAPSETLQLDTDKILGFVTSGGSTNSHTAILARTLGIAAVVSTGTQLHNDVDNMTAIIDGTTGTVYINPDDETMAAMKQKQKEEELRVAALEQVRGVPTVTKDGKKINLYANIGNPGNLPQVLANDAEGIGLFRSEFLYLESSDYPTEDQQFEAYKQAAEALGGKTVVIRTLDIGADKKVDYFQLDPEENPAMGMRAIRICLTRVDLFKTQLRALLRASAYGKIAIMFPMIISVWEVQRCKEILNEVRQELDEKGIAYDKDMEIGIMVETPAAAVMSEELAKEVDFFSIGSNDLTQYTLAIDRQQTKLDAFFDPHHPAVLKLIQMTIENGHKAGIWVGICGELGADLTLTETFLRMGVDELSVSPPSVLPLREKVRSLDLSK, from the coding sequence ATGCTGACGTTAAAAGGTAAAAGTGTCTTCTCCGGTATCAGCATCGGACCCTTGGCACTGTTCCATCGCAATACGATTTCTACGGCCGTACGGCCTATTGATGATGCCGAAGCTGAAGTCGCCCGCTTCCAGAAAGCCCGCGAAGAAGCTATTGGCCAGCTCAAGGACTTGTATGTCAAGGCTGTAGATAAAGTCGGTGAAGAACAAGCGGCTGTCTTTGAAGTCCATCAGATGATGCTCGATGACGACGATTACGTCGAAGGCATCGAAACGAAAATCCGCGATGAAAAAATGAATGCTGAAGCGGCTGTCGACCAGACGGCCCAGGAATTTGCCGAAATGTTCCGTTCCATGGAAGACGCTTATATGCAGGCTCGTGCCGCTGATGTCCTGGATATTTCCCGTCGTGTCGAACAGCAGCTCTGTGGCGGCCCTGGCATCGATTTCAGCAACTATGACCACGTCATCATTGCTGCTGACGACCTGGCTCCCAGCGAAACTCTGCAGCTCGATACGGATAAGATTCTCGGTTTCGTAACCTCGGGAGGCAGCACGAATTCGCATACGGCAATCCTGGCCCGCACGCTGGGCATTGCCGCCGTCGTCAGCACGGGCACACAGCTCCACAATGACGTCGACAACATGACGGCCATCATCGACGGTACGACGGGTACGGTCTACATCAACCCCGATGACGAAACGATGGCTGCCATGAAGCAGAAACAGAAAGAAGAAGAACTGCGCGTCGCCGCCCTGGAACAGGTCCGCGGTGTCCCGACGGTCACGAAAGATGGCAAGAAGATCAATCTCTATGCCAACATCGGCAACCCGGGCAATCTGCCTCAGGTCCTGGCCAACGATGCCGAAGGCATCGGCCTCTTCCGCAGTGAATTTCTCTATCTCGAAAGCAGCGATTATCCGACAGAAGACCAGCAATTCGAAGCCTATAAACAGGCGGCCGAAGCTTTGGGCGGCAAAACCGTCGTCATCCGTACCCTGGATATCGGCGCCGATAAGAAAGTCGACTACTTCCAGCTCGACCCGGAAGAAAACCCGGCTATGGGCATGCGGGCTATCCGCATCTGCCTGACCCGCGTCGACCTCTTCAAGACGCAGCTTCGCGCCCTCCTGCGCGCTTCGGCTTATGGCAAGATTGCCATCATGTTCCCGATGATCATTTCCGTCTGGGAAGTACAGCGGTGCAAAGAAATCCTCAATGAAGTCCGTCAGGAATTGGATGAAAAAGGTATTGCCTATGATAAGGACATGGAAATCGGCATCATGGTCGAAACGCCGGCCGCTGCCGTCATGAGTGAAGAACTGGCTAAAGAAGTAGACTTCTTCAGCATCGGTTCTAATGACTTGACGCAGTACACCCTGGCCATCGACCGTCAGCAGACCAAGCTCGATGCCTTCTTCGATCCCCATCATCCGGCTGTCCTCAAGCTCATCCAGATGACCATCGAAAACGGTCATAAAGCCGGCATCTGGGTCGGCATCTGCGGCGAACTTGGTGCAGACCTGACACTGACCGAAACGTTCCTGCGCATGGGCGTAGACGAACTCTCCGTCAGCCCACCGTCGGTCCTGCCGCTCCGTGAAAAAGTACGCTCTCTCGATTTGAGCAAGTGA
- a CDS encoding basic amino acid ABC transporter substrate-binding protein, translating into MDTKKLGAALLTGVLAASMLAGCGSDKKDTANDAKKPLRVATNATFVPFEFKDSDESSEYKGFEMDLIRAVAKEMGRDVEFNNIAFSGIIPIIQQGDMDIAATGMTVTKERAQKVAFAAPFYESKLVILTPKNSNIHSVADLQGKQIAVQIGTTGAKYAEEQGYTIKQFDNNSEAIMELQVGGSPAAILDKPVADYFLTQDGKGKFDVIDIPNIKPEYLAFAINKDNKELLKQVNDAMAKLKETGEFQKIYKKWFNTDMPNLPTSSDEVLK; encoded by the coding sequence ATGGATACGAAAAAATTAGGTGCTGCTTTACTTACGGGTGTCTTGGCTGCGTCCATGCTGGCCGGCTGCGGCAGCGACAAGAAAGATACTGCCAACGATGCGAAAAAGCCGCTTCGCGTCGCCACCAATGCGACGTTCGTTCCTTTTGAATTTAAGGACAGCGACGAATCGTCGGAATACAAGGGTTTTGAAATGGATCTGATCCGCGCCGTCGCCAAAGAAATGGGCCGGGACGTCGAATTTAACAACATCGCTTTTTCGGGCATCATCCCCATCATTCAACAAGGTGACATGGATATTGCCGCCACGGGCATGACGGTGACCAAGGAACGGGCACAGAAAGTCGCCTTTGCCGCTCCGTTCTACGAATCGAAACTGGTCATCCTGACGCCGAAGAACAGCAACATCCATTCCGTAGCCGACCTGCAGGGCAAGCAGATTGCCGTCCAGATTGGTACGACTGGTGCCAAATACGCGGAAGAACAGGGCTATACAATCAAACAGTTCGACAATAACTCCGAAGCCATTATGGAACTCCAGGTCGGCGGCTCGCCGGCAGCTATCCTCGACAAACCGGTTGCCGATTACTTCCTGACCCAGGACGGCAAAGGAAAATTCGATGTCATCGACATCCCCAATATCAAGCCGGAATACCTGGCCTTCGCCATCAACAAAGACAATAAAGAATTGTTGAAACAAGTCAACGACGCTATGGCAAAACTGAAAGAAACAGGCGAATTCCAGAAAATCTACAAGAAATGGTTCAACACCGATATGCCGAACCTCCCGACCAGCTCGGATGAAGTGTTGAAATAA
- the rsmG gene encoding 16S rRNA (guanine(527)-N(7))-methyltransferase RsmG, which produces MFRSELAQALKAMDLSVSESQLAQFCTFDEALVETNKVMNLTAITDPKGVAIKHMADSLSCYDPAYFKDGASVLDLGTGAGFPGLPLLIYRPDLKVTFFDSLQKRLTFLEKVVCDLGLTASFLHGRAEEMAHKPEYRSAFDIVTSRAVARLNILAEWALPYVRTGGYFISLKGAQYEEELAEGEKALQILGGKVAEVRPVRLPGLDDVRAVLYIEKVKESPKKYPRKPKMAAKNPL; this is translated from the coding sequence ATGTTTCGCAGTGAATTAGCACAGGCCCTGAAGGCCATGGACCTCAGCGTATCAGAAAGCCAGCTGGCACAGTTCTGCACCTTTGACGAAGCTTTAGTCGAAACGAACAAGGTCATGAACCTGACGGCCATTACCGATCCGAAAGGCGTCGCCATCAAGCACATGGCCGACAGCCTGTCCTGCTATGACCCGGCTTATTTCAAAGATGGCGCCAGCGTCCTCGATCTGGGGACCGGTGCCGGCTTTCCCGGCCTGCCCCTGCTCATTTACCGGCCGGATCTGAAGGTGACCTTCTTCGATTCCCTGCAGAAGCGGCTGACTTTCCTGGAAAAGGTCGTTTGCGATTTGGGACTGACCGCTTCGTTCCTCCACGGCCGGGCTGAAGAAATGGCCCATAAACCGGAATACCGCAGTGCCTTCGATATCGTCACCAGCCGGGCCGTGGCCCGCCTGAACATCCTGGCCGAATGGGCCCTGCCTTACGTCCGGACCGGCGGCTATTTCATTTCCCTCAAAGGGGCCCAGTATGAAGAAGAACTGGCGGAAGGCGAAAAAGCCCTGCAGATCCTGGGCGGCAAAGTCGCCGAAGTCCGGCCGGTCCGCCTGCCAGGCCTGGACGATGTCCGCGCTGTCCTCTATATCGAAAAAGTAAAGGAAAGCCCCAAGAAATATCCCCGCAAGCCAAAGATGGCTGCGAAAAATCCCTTATAG